A window of the Zerene cesonia ecotype Mississippi chromosome 12, Zerene_cesonia_1.1, whole genome shotgun sequence genome harbors these coding sequences:
- the LOC119830862 gene encoding uncharacterized protein LOC119830862, protein MFGHQIRMLGRPFSRSVATGLPGIDFNADSRRHSLRGSITRALGALKSKHERTSPSSSSESSSVLSLGQSYQMCYSPPIGGRTLSQLSMTYAPPPTLQEYEPIYTPLSLYSQSSVSTRDSLQRLNEIKEGITHRYGQRADHAHRVSSPLPSKSVDDSAVKQRRHRRVKSIGDINACSKASV, encoded by the exons ATGTTCGGACATCAAATAAGAATGTTAGGTAGACCATTTTCGAGATCTGTAGCCACTGGTTTACCTGGAATTGATTTTAATGCTGACTCGAGACGGCATAGCTTAAGG GGTTCAATAACAAGAGCATTAGGGGCATTAAAATCCAAACACGAAAGAACCTCACCATCTAGTTCTAGCGAGAGTTCGAGTGTCCTAAGTTTAGGTCAGTCGTACCAGATGTGTTACTCCCCTCCCATAGGGGGCAGGACCCTATCTCAGCTCAGTATGACATATGCTCCTCCCCCTACTTTACAAGAATATGAACCAATATACACTCCGCTGAGTTTGTACTCGCAATCGAGTGTGTCGACGAGAGATAGCCTGCAGagattgaatgaaattaaagaaGGAATCACTCATAG ATACGGACAAAGAGCGGATCACGCTCACCGAGTGAGCTCGCCTCTGCCGAGCAAATCTGTCGACGACTCGGCCGTCAAACAAAGAAGACATAGACGCGTTAAAAGTATCGGCGACATTAATGCCTGTAGTAAAGCATCCGTGTAA